From one Streptomyces sp. Q6 genomic stretch:
- the mug gene encoding G/U mismatch-specific DNA glycosylase, protein MTRLTPADLEAARDRLVPDVVASGLSVLFCGINPGLMTAATGHHFARPGNRFWPVLHRSGFTPRQLRPAEQEELLSYGLGITNVVARATARADELSAEEFREGGRLLEEKVARLRPAWLAVVGVTAYRSAFGEPKARIGPQERTIGGARVWALPNPSGLNAHWTAATMAEEFARLRLAASASAPSSP, encoded by the coding sequence CTGACCCGGCTGACCCCCGCGGACCTGGAGGCCGCTCGTGACCGTCTGGTTCCGGACGTCGTCGCGAGCGGCCTTTCCGTGCTGTTCTGCGGGATCAACCCGGGCCTGATGACGGCGGCGACGGGGCACCACTTCGCGCGTCCCGGCAACCGCTTCTGGCCGGTCCTGCACCGGTCCGGCTTCACGCCGCGGCAGCTGCGGCCCGCCGAGCAGGAGGAACTCCTGTCGTACGGGCTCGGCATCACGAACGTCGTCGCGCGGGCCACGGCGCGGGCGGACGAGCTGAGCGCCGAGGAGTTCCGGGAGGGCGGCCGGCTCCTGGAGGAGAAGGTCGCCCGGCTCCGGCCGGCCTGGCTCGCGGTGGTGGGCGTGACCGCGTACCGGTCCGCCTTCGGCGAGCCGAAGGCGCGGATCGGTCCGCAGGAGCGGACGATCGGCGGCGCCCGGGTGTGGGCGCTGCCCAACCCCAGCGGCCTGAACGCGCACTGGACGGCGGCGACGATGGCGGAGGAGTTCGCCCGGCTGCGCCTCGCTGCGAGCGCCTCCGCCCCTTCGTCGCCTTAG
- the purB gene encoding adenylosuccinate lyase, giving the protein MTAPAKPRIPNVLAGRYASAELATLWSPEEKVKLERRLWLAVLRAQKDLGIEVPDAAIADYERVLDQVDLASIAEREKVTRHDVKARIEEFNALAGHEQVHKGMTSRDLTENVEQLQIRLSLELVRDRSVAVLARLGKLAAEYGELVVAGRSHNVAAQATTLGKRFATAADELLVAYGRVEELLNRYPLRGIKGPVGTAQDMLDLLGGDAAKLAELEDRIAAHLGFGQAFTSVGQVYPRSLDYEVVTALVQLAAAPSSTAKTIRLMAGHELVTEGFKPGQVGSSAMPHKMNTRSCERVNGLMVILRGYASMTGELAGDQWNEGDVSCSVVRRVALPDAFFALDGLLETFLTVLDEFGAFPAVVARELDRYLPFLATTKVLMASVRAGVGREEAHEAIKENAVASALAMREQGAERNELLDKLAADSRIPLDRARLDELMADKLSFTGAAADQVATVVARIEEIVKQRPEAAGYTPGAIL; this is encoded by the coding sequence GTGACTGCGCCTGCAAAGCCCCGTATCCCGAACGTTCTCGCCGGACGCTATGCCTCCGCCGAGCTCGCCACCCTCTGGTCGCCCGAGGAGAAGGTGAAGCTGGAGCGTCGCCTCTGGCTCGCCGTGCTGCGTGCGCAGAAGGACCTCGGGATCGAGGTTCCGGACGCCGCGATCGCCGACTACGAGCGCGTCCTCGACCAGGTCGACCTGGCCTCCATCGCCGAGCGCGAGAAGGTCACCCGGCACGACGTCAAGGCCCGCATCGAGGAGTTCAACGCGCTCGCCGGGCACGAGCAGGTCCACAAGGGCATGACGTCCCGCGACCTGACGGAGAACGTCGAGCAGCTCCAGATCCGGCTCTCCCTCGAACTGGTCCGCGACCGTTCCGTCGCCGTCCTCGCGCGTCTGGGCAAGCTGGCCGCCGAGTACGGCGAGCTCGTCGTCGCCGGACGCTCGCACAACGTCGCGGCGCAGGCCACCACCCTCGGCAAGCGCTTCGCGACCGCCGCCGACGAGCTGCTCGTCGCGTACGGCCGGGTCGAGGAGCTCCTGAACCGCTACCCGCTGCGCGGCATCAAGGGTCCGGTCGGCACCGCTCAGGACATGCTCGACCTGCTGGGCGGCGACGCCGCGAAGCTCGCGGAGCTCGAGGACCGGATCGCCGCGCACCTCGGCTTCGGCCAGGCGTTCACGTCGGTCGGCCAGGTCTACCCGCGCTCGCTGGACTACGAGGTCGTCACCGCGCTGGTGCAGCTCGCCGCGGCCCCGTCGTCGACGGCCAAGACGATCCGTCTGATGGCCGGGCACGAGCTGGTCACCGAGGGCTTCAAGCCGGGCCAGGTCGGCTCGTCGGCCATGCCGCACAAGATGAACACCCGCTCCTGCGAGCGCGTCAACGGCCTGATGGTGATCCTGCGCGGCTACGCGTCGATGACCGGGGAGCTGGCGGGCGACCAGTGGAACGAGGGAGACGTGTCCTGCTCCGTGGTGCGCCGCGTGGCCCTGCCGGACGCCTTCTTCGCGCTCGACGGTCTGCTGGAGACCTTCTTGACGGTGCTCGACGAGTTCGGCGCGTTCCCGGCCGTCGTCGCCCGTGAGCTGGACCGCTACCTGCCGTTCCTCGCCACGACCAAGGTGCTCATGGCCTCGGTGCGCGCGGGCGTCGGCCGCGAGGAGGCGCACGAGGCGATCAAGGAGAACGCGGTGGCCTCGGCTCTCGCCATGCGCGAGCAGGGCGCCGAGCGCAACGAACTCCTCGACAAGCTGGCCGCCGACTCCCGTATCCCGCTGGACCGTGCGCGGCTCGACGAGCTGATGGCGGACAAGCTGTCGTTCACGGGCGCCGCCGCCGACCAGGTGGCCACCGTGGTCGCCCGGATCGAGGAGATCGTGAAGCAGCGCCCGGAGGCGGCCGGTTACACGCCCGGGGCGATCCTCTGA
- a CDS encoding MrpF/PhaF family protein, which produces MTEAGDILLNAALAVILLAGALLLIRIRRGPSMLDRAVAIDVAAALIIAGIGVQAASTRTRYYLSIMLVIAFLGFTSSVGIARFIAVRDRPDPEEGP; this is translated from the coding sequence GTGACCGAGGCCGGCGACATCCTCCTCAACGCCGCTCTGGCGGTGATCCTCCTGGCCGGCGCCCTGCTGCTGATCCGCATCCGGCGCGGCCCCTCGATGCTCGACCGCGCCGTCGCCATCGATGTCGCGGCGGCTCTGATCATCGCGGGCATCGGGGTGCAGGCGGCCTCCACCCGGACCCGCTACTACCTGTCGATCATGCTCGTGATCGCCTTCCTCGGCTTCACCAGCTCGGTCGGCATCGCCCGCTTCATCGCCGTACGCGACCGCCCCGACCCCGAGGAGGGCCCGTGA
- a CDS encoding Na(+)/H(+) antiporter subunit C: MTLSLTLLVCAVVLTAVGGFLIHTRNLTQVLIGIIICGNGVNLFVLTTTGRAGLPPLLYPGVAHARVTDPLPQAIALTAVVITLATTAFVLAMAYRSSQLTGSDFVQDDVEDRRVVLRAEIAAERAELRERHRGEGPRAWRDERRDQRRRLREQRAFQARARDATGDLWDDILGADPPRPPIPARQENDPR; encoded by the coding sequence GTGACCCTCAGCCTGACCCTGCTGGTCTGCGCCGTCGTCCTGACCGCCGTCGGCGGATTCCTCATCCACACCCGCAACCTGACCCAGGTCCTCATCGGGATCATCATCTGCGGCAACGGCGTCAACCTGTTCGTCCTGACCACCACCGGCCGGGCCGGGCTCCCGCCGCTGCTGTACCCCGGTGTCGCCCACGCCCGCGTCACCGATCCGCTCCCGCAGGCCATCGCCCTCACCGCCGTCGTCATCACCCTCGCCACCACGGCCTTCGTGCTCGCGATGGCGTATCGCAGCAGCCAGCTGACCGGCTCGGACTTCGTGCAGGACGACGTCGAGGACCGGCGCGTCGTGCTGCGCGCGGAGATCGCCGCAGAGCGCGCCGAACTGCGCGAACGGCACCGCGGCGAGGGCCCGCGCGCCTGGCGCGACGAACGCCGCGACCAGCGCAGGCGGCTGCGCGAGCAGCGCGCCTTCCAGGCCCGCGCCCGCGACGCCACCGGTGACCTGTGGGACGACATCCTCGGCGCGGACCCGCCACGACCCCCCATCCCGGCACGGCAGGAGAACGACCCCCGGTGA
- the mnhG gene encoding monovalent cation/H(+) antiporter subunit G, whose protein sequence is MNTWNQVADLAGSLLLLAGALLCLTGVIGMLRLPDVLTRSSAATNPQTLGILLIATGVELRLRSWGDFGTLALVVFFQLLTSPVAAHLVARVAYRTGQTGDCALLFDELADSPTIGSRRDTPR, encoded by the coding sequence GTGAACACCTGGAACCAGGTGGCCGATCTCGCCGGATCCCTGCTGCTCCTGGCCGGTGCCCTGCTCTGCCTCACGGGCGTCATCGGAATGCTGCGGCTGCCGGACGTCCTCACCCGCTCCAGCGCCGCGACCAATCCGCAGACGCTGGGCATCCTCCTGATCGCCACGGGGGTCGAGCTGCGGCTGCGCTCGTGGGGCGACTTCGGCACGCTCGCCCTGGTCGTCTTCTTCCAGCTCCTGACCAGCCCCGTCGCCGCGCACCTGGTGGCCCGCGTCGCCTACCGCACCGGCCAGACCGGCGACTGCGCCCTGCTCTTCGACGAACTCGCCGACTCGCCGACCATCGGCAGCCGACGCGACACCCCTCGCTGA
- a CDS encoding SAM-dependent methyltransferase: MSDDSAQQPGERIASHIAHNARVWNYWLGGKDHYEVDEQVGTMVTSMYPSIGEVARADRDFLGRAVGFLAGEAGIRQFLDIGTGLPTVDNTHEVAQRIAPDARIVYVDNDPIVLTHARALLTSSAEGSTSYVDADAHDPAAIIEAASGTLDFDKPVAIMLLGILNFVLDTDEATSIVRRLVDAVPSGSYVVLTHPTLELGGEGNEAAMKFWNENATPPITARTGAEVAAFLDGLEILEPGLVSCARWRTEGTEEGPLVAQFGVVARKP; this comes from the coding sequence ATGAGCGACGACAGCGCGCAGCAGCCGGGGGAGCGGATCGCCAGCCACATCGCGCACAACGCCCGTGTGTGGAACTACTGGCTGGGCGGCAAGGACCACTACGAGGTCGACGAGCAGGTCGGCACGATGGTCACGTCCATGTACCCGAGCATCGGCGAGGTCGCCCGCGCCGACCGGGACTTCCTGGGCCGCGCCGTCGGCTTCCTCGCAGGCGAGGCAGGCATCCGCCAGTTCCTCGACATCGGCACCGGCCTGCCGACCGTGGACAACACGCACGAGGTCGCCCAGCGCATCGCGCCCGACGCCCGCATCGTCTACGTCGACAACGACCCGATCGTGCTCACCCACGCCCGCGCGCTGCTCACCAGTTCCGCCGAGGGCTCGACCAGCTACGTCGACGCGGACGCGCACGACCCGGCCGCCATCATCGAGGCCGCGTCCGGGACCCTCGACTTCGACAAGCCCGTCGCGATCATGCTCCTGGGCATCCTGAACTTCGTCCTCGACACCGACGAGGCCACGTCCATCGTGCGCCGCCTCGTCGACGCCGTTCCCTCCGGCAGCTACGTGGTCCTCACCCACCCGACCCTGGAACTGGGCGGCGAGGGGAACGAGGCGGCGATGAAGTTCTGGAACGAGAACGCGACGCCTCCGATCACCGCCCGCACCGGTGCCGAGGTCGCCGCGTTCCTCGACGGCCTGGAGATCCTGGAGCCGGGCCTCGTCTCCTGCGCGCGCTGGCGCACCGAAGGCACCGAAGAGGGCCCGCTGGTAGCCCAGTTCGGAGTCGTGGCTCGCAAGCCCTAA
- a CDS encoding Na+/H+ antiporter subunit D: MNALVPLPVVLPLAACGLSLFVGPRLRLLHRMIGVGVLAAVLAVDVVLLVEADRTGPLVANLGDFAPPVGVTLVADRLAALMLTVSGAVTLIVLIYALGQDMADREERAPIAVFHPAYLVLVSGVSLTFLAGDLVNLYVGFEIMLMASFVLLTVGGTEPRLRAGSTYVVVSLVSSLVFLAGIAAAYAAAGTVNFAQLAVRLPEVPLGVRTLIEVLLLTVFGVKAAAFPVAAWLPDSYPTAPAPVTAVFAGLLTKVGVYSILRTDTLLFPGNRLSALLMVIAFASLLIGILGAVAQTDLKRLLSFTLVSHIGFMLYGIALGGRGGIGGAIVYTAHHITVQTTLFLAAGLLEKRYGTTELTRLGGVARAAPLLAALWFVPAMNLAGIPPLSGFLGKLGLMRAGAADGGSDAYILLGACAVTSLLTLYVMAKVWNLAFWRAAPPQLLLEGSVLDDADDDEDDEDGYARGAAAARAGHAGMPAVSGSVALGSCVRTTNRVPRVMTGATIAAVLLGLSYTVLATPLTGLADRAAAELLARTPYVVAVLGR; this comes from the coding sequence GTGAACGCCCTCGTCCCGCTGCCCGTCGTGCTGCCCCTGGCCGCGTGCGGCCTGAGCCTGTTCGTCGGGCCCCGGCTCCGCCTGCTGCACCGGATGATCGGCGTCGGCGTGCTCGCCGCCGTCCTCGCCGTCGACGTCGTCCTCCTCGTCGAGGCCGACCGCACCGGCCCGCTCGTCGCGAACCTCGGCGACTTCGCGCCGCCGGTCGGCGTCACGCTCGTCGCCGACCGGCTCGCCGCGCTCATGCTGACCGTGTCCGGCGCCGTCACCCTCATCGTGCTGATCTACGCACTCGGCCAGGACATGGCCGACCGCGAGGAGCGCGCCCCGATCGCCGTCTTCCACCCGGCGTATCTGGTGCTGGTCTCGGGCGTCTCGCTCACGTTCCTCGCCGGTGACCTCGTGAACCTGTACGTCGGCTTCGAGATCATGCTGATGGCCAGCTTCGTGCTGCTCACGGTGGGCGGCACCGAACCGCGCCTGCGCGCCGGTTCGACGTACGTGGTCGTCTCCCTCGTCTCGTCCCTCGTCTTCCTCGCGGGCATCGCCGCCGCCTATGCCGCCGCGGGCACCGTCAACTTCGCCCAGCTCGCCGTCCGTCTGCCCGAAGTACCGCTCGGCGTGCGGACGTTGATCGAGGTGCTGCTGCTCACCGTGTTCGGCGTCAAGGCCGCCGCGTTCCCCGTCGCCGCCTGGCTGCCCGACTCCTATCCGACCGCTCCCGCCCCGGTGACGGCGGTCTTCGCGGGACTGCTCACCAAGGTCGGCGTGTACTCGATACTGCGCACCGACACCCTCCTGTTCCCCGGCAACCGGCTCTCCGCCCTGCTGATGGTGATCGCGTTCGCCTCGCTGCTGATCGGCATCCTCGGCGCTGTCGCCCAGACCGACCTCAAACGACTGCTGTCCTTCACCCTCGTCAGCCACATCGGCTTCATGCTGTACGGCATCGCGCTCGGCGGCCGGGGCGGCATCGGCGGCGCCATCGTCTACACGGCGCACCACATCACCGTACAGACGACCCTCTTCCTGGCCGCGGGACTGCTCGAAAAGCGGTATGGGACCACGGAGTTGACCCGGTTGGGCGGAGTGGCCCGCGCGGCGCCGCTGCTGGCCGCGCTGTGGTTCGTGCCCGCGATGAACCTCGCCGGGATCCCGCCGCTGTCCGGCTTCCTCGGCAAGCTCGGCCTGATGCGGGCGGGCGCCGCCGACGGCGGGAGCGACGCGTACATCCTGCTCGGCGCCTGCGCCGTCACCAGCCTGCTCACGCTGTACGTGATGGCGAAGGTGTGGAACCTCGCGTTCTGGCGGGCGGCGCCACCACAACTCCTCCTGGAGGGAAGCGTGTTGGACGATGCCGACGACGACGAGGATGACGAGGACGGCTACGCGCGGGGGGCGGCAGCCGCTCGGGCCGGTCACGCGGGGATGCCCGCCGTCTCCGGATCCGTGGCCCTCGGCTCCTGCGTGCGCACCACCAACCGGGTCCCGCGCGTGATGACCGGTGCGACGATCGCCGCCGTGCTCCTCGGGCTCTCCTACACCGTGCTCGCCACCCCGCTGACCGGTCTGGCCGACCGGGCGGCCGCCGAACTCCTGGCCAGGACCCCTTACGTCGTGGCGGTGCTCGGCAGATGA
- a CDS encoding ABC transporter permease has translation MTVSTTAVLHSEWIKVRSLRGSLGSLISVFVATVAVTTLVFATVGKDEVEHGDDLLFGAFYALNLGQIAALAFGATAVSCEFLNGALRVSLAAVPDRNLFYAAKTAVVGGCALVVGTVTTFTTFLAGQAFMGSDALGLGDPGAVRACVGGGVYLALMVLFAAGLTAVLRSAVAVLSILVPFLLIVSFVLGDVAGSAADFLPDRAGQQALRREAVGSLGPWSGLAVTALWSAAAVLAGWWAVRRRDT, from the coding sequence ATGACCGTGTCCACCACCGCCGTACTGCACTCAGAGTGGATCAAGGTCAGGTCGCTGCGCGGCAGCCTGGGCTCGCTGATCAGCGTCTTCGTGGCCACGGTCGCCGTCACCACGCTCGTCTTCGCCACCGTCGGCAAGGACGAGGTCGAGCACGGCGACGACCTGCTCTTCGGCGCCTTCTACGCCCTCAACTTGGGTCAGATCGCCGCCCTCGCGTTCGGCGCCACCGCCGTCTCCTGCGAGTTCCTCAACGGAGCGCTGCGCGTCTCCCTCGCCGCCGTGCCCGACCGCAACCTCTTCTACGCCGCCAAGACGGCGGTCGTCGGCGGCTGCGCGCTCGTCGTCGGGACGGTCACGACCTTCACGACGTTCCTCGCCGGTCAGGCGTTCATGGGATCCGACGCGCTCGGCCTCGGGGACCCGGGTGCGGTGCGGGCCTGCGTCGGCGGGGGCGTGTACCTCGCCCTCATGGTCCTGTTCGCGGCGGGGCTGACAGCCGTGCTGCGCAGCGCGGTCGCCGTGCTCAGCATCCTCGTACCGTTCCTGCTGATCGTCTCGTTCGTCCTCGGTGACGTGGCGGGTTCGGCCGCGGACTTCCTGCCCGACCGCGCCGGTCAACAGGCCCTGCGCAGGGAGGCCGTGGGGTCGCTCGGACCCTGGAGCGGGCTGGCCGTGACCGCGCTGTGGTCGGCCGCCGCCGTGCTCGCCGGCTGGTGGGCGGTGCGGCGCAGGGACACCTGA
- a CDS encoding Na+/H+ antiporter subunit E, with translation MNSPDQEPRRRRIDLPLIVWLTVIWMLLWSVPNWGNLIGGVLIAVVLCLVFPLPRVELALRLRPFGILRLAGYLLYDMVAASLAVSRHALAGRRPPAAVIAVPLRCRTDLMIAATAVAVSCVPGGALVEVNGATATLYLHTVDADDPAVLDRTRDDVWRLEGLVVRAFGTGAEIERVASAPSRPPHPPRKDPGT, from the coding sequence ATGAACTCCCCTGACCAGGAGCCCCGTCGGCGCAGGATCGACCTGCCGCTGATCGTCTGGCTCACCGTGATCTGGATGCTGCTGTGGTCGGTGCCGAACTGGGGCAACCTGATCGGCGGCGTCCTCATCGCCGTCGTCCTGTGCCTCGTCTTCCCGCTGCCCCGGGTCGAACTCGCCCTGCGCCTGCGCCCGTTCGGCATCCTGCGACTCGCCGGCTACCTGCTGTACGACATGGTCGCCGCCAGCCTCGCGGTGAGCCGCCACGCCCTCGCCGGGCGCCGGCCCCCCGCGGCGGTGATCGCCGTCCCGCTGCGCTGCCGTACCGACCTGATGATCGCGGCGACCGCCGTCGCCGTCTCCTGCGTGCCGGGCGGCGCGCTCGTCGAGGTCAACGGCGCCACCGCGACCCTGTACCTGCACACGGTCGACGCCGACGACCCCGCCGTCCTCGACCGGACCCGCGACGACGTGTGGCGCCTGGAGGGACTCGTCGTCCGCGCCTTCGGCACCGGCGCCGAGATCGAGCGGGTCGCGTCCGCTCCCTCCCGCCCTCCGCACCCCCCACGAAAGGACCCGGGCACGTGA
- a CDS encoding Na+/H+ antiporter subunit A encodes MTVLVLAHVVVALCAAPLIRRAGPRGFVVLALPPVAALVWALCQWGTVTGGGAPSEAWTWIAAYDVDVAFRLDALALLMVLLAAGIGALVLLYCASYFAPGTRQLGAFGGNLLAFAGAMLGLVLADDLMILYLFWELTTVLSFLLIGFDSEKRASRRSALQALTVTSVGGLALFVGFLMLGHLAGTYRISRILESPPAASGTLSAALVLILVGALAKSAIWPLSMWLPNAMAAPTPVSAYLHAAAMVKAGVYLVARFAPAFADVTPWRPLLLTLGTATMLLGGWRALRLNDLKLVLAYGTVSQLGFLVVLAGAGSYDAGLAAVAMILGHALFKAPLFLVTGIVDHAAGTRDLRRLSGVGRSLPWVGAVAVVAGASMVALPPLLGFVAKEAAFEALLHGSAAERWVLALVVIGSALTTAYTLRFLWGAFARKPGLADTPVHRVGPAFLAPPALLALGCLLFGPGIEWVAGLFEAYAAQYTVPAHPYHLALWHGFGSALGLSALAWAGGAALFLGRAGVVRLGRRLAWPTADAGFGRTVLGLERTALQVTGAVQKGSLPAYVATILSVMCAGLVAVLITDRPWRHAPAPRAWDTPWQAGVAVLTCACALMCLGAQRRMKAAVLAGLTGYGTALLYVVQGAPDLALTQFGVETVSTVVLVLVLRRLPVHFGRNPWSPRRMASLVLAFGSSLVVACAVWLAAGARTADPAGFAMTEETAHHGLKDVVATILVDFRAWDTLGESAVLAVAVLGVTSLLYVHRRQGPAPGAPPALPGGVTAWTLEAPAVQVPVEFRQAAPERSWLTAGDTLAPEHRSVVFEVVARLVFHPILMLSVYLLLCAESLPGGGFVGGLVAGVALMIRYLAGGRHELAAAAPVHHGFFTGLGLALSTGVAIAGLVDGTVLHAWTWHGHLPLIGDWHASTAVLFDLGVYLLVLGVVLDVVRALGSKIDVQTEAKAGLALAGEARR; translated from the coding sequence ATGACCGTGTTGGTCCTCGCCCATGTCGTCGTCGCCCTCTGCGCCGCCCCGCTCATCCGCCGTGCGGGCCCGCGCGGCTTCGTCGTCCTCGCGCTGCCACCGGTCGCCGCGCTCGTCTGGGCCCTGTGCCAGTGGGGCACGGTGACGGGCGGCGGGGCGCCGTCCGAGGCGTGGACGTGGATCGCGGCGTACGACGTCGACGTGGCGTTCCGGCTCGACGCCCTCGCGCTCCTGATGGTGCTGCTCGCCGCCGGCATCGGGGCGCTGGTGCTCCTGTACTGCGCCTCCTACTTCGCGCCGGGGACACGGCAGCTCGGGGCCTTCGGCGGGAACCTCCTCGCCTTCGCCGGGGCGATGCTCGGGCTCGTCCTCGCCGACGATCTGATGATCCTGTACCTGTTCTGGGAACTGACGACCGTCCTGTCCTTCCTCCTGATCGGGTTCGACAGCGAGAAGCGCGCGAGCCGCCGCTCCGCTCTCCAGGCACTGACGGTGACGTCCGTGGGCGGGCTCGCCCTGTTCGTCGGGTTCCTGATGCTGGGTCACCTGGCGGGCACCTACCGGATCTCCCGCATCCTGGAGTCGCCGCCCGCCGCGAGCGGCACCCTCTCGGCCGCCCTCGTGCTGATCCTCGTCGGCGCCCTCGCCAAGTCCGCGATCTGGCCGCTGAGCATGTGGCTGCCGAACGCGATGGCCGCGCCCACCCCGGTCAGCGCCTACCTGCACGCGGCGGCGATGGTGAAGGCGGGCGTCTATCTCGTGGCGCGGTTCGCCCCCGCCTTCGCCGACGTCACGCCGTGGCGGCCGCTGCTGCTCACGCTCGGTACGGCGACCATGCTGCTCGGCGGCTGGCGCGCCCTGCGGCTGAACGACCTCAAGCTCGTCCTCGCGTACGGCACCGTCAGCCAGCTCGGCTTCCTGGTCGTGCTCGCGGGGGCCGGCTCGTACGACGCCGGGCTCGCCGCTGTCGCGATGATCCTCGGGCACGCCCTGTTCAAGGCGCCGCTGTTCCTGGTGACCGGGATCGTCGACCACGCGGCGGGGACCCGGGACCTGCGGCGGCTCTCCGGTGTCGGGCGGTCGCTGCCGTGGGTGGGCGCCGTCGCCGTCGTCGCGGGGGCGTCGATGGTCGCCCTGCCGCCGCTCCTCGGGTTCGTGGCGAAGGAGGCCGCGTTCGAGGCGCTGCTGCACGGGAGCGCCGCCGAGCGGTGGGTGCTCGCCCTCGTCGTGATCGGCTCCGCGCTCACCACCGCGTACACGCTGCGCTTCCTGTGGGGTGCCTTCGCGCGCAAGCCGGGCCTGGCCGACACCCCGGTGCACCGGGTCGGCCCCGCCTTTCTCGCGCCGCCCGCGCTGCTCGCCCTCGGCTGCCTGCTGTTCGGCCCGGGGATCGAGTGGGTGGCCGGGCTCTTCGAGGCGTACGCGGCGCAGTACACCGTCCCCGCGCATCCCTACCACCTGGCCCTGTGGCACGGATTCGGATCCGCCCTCGGTCTCTCCGCACTCGCCTGGGCGGGCGGCGCCGCGCTGTTCCTCGGCAGGGCCGGCGTCGTCCGCCTGGGCCGGCGGCTCGCCTGGCCGACGGCGGACGCCGGGTTCGGGCGCACCGTCCTCGGCCTGGAGCGGACCGCGCTCCAGGTGACCGGCGCGGTGCAGAAGGGCTCGCTGCCCGCCTACGTGGCCACCATCCTCAGCGTCATGTGCGCCGGGCTCGTCGCGGTCCTGATCACGGACAGGCCCTGGCGGCACGCGCCCGCGCCCCGTGCCTGGGACACCCCCTGGCAGGCCGGGGTCGCCGTGCTGACCTGCGCGTGTGCCCTGATGTGCCTGGGCGCCCAGCGCCGTATGAAGGCGGCCGTCCTCGCCGGTCTGACCGGCTACGGCACCGCGCTCCTGTACGTCGTCCAAGGGGCGCCCGATCTGGCGCTCACCCAGTTCGGCGTGGAGACCGTCTCGACCGTGGTCCTGGTCCTCGTGCTGCGCCGGCTGCCCGTGCACTTCGGCCGGAACCCGTGGTCGCCGCGCCGGATGGCCAGCCTGGTGCTCGCGTTCGGCAGCAGCCTCGTGGTCGCCTGCGCGGTGTGGCTCGCGGCGGGCGCGCGGACGGCCGATCCCGCCGGATTCGCCATGACGGAGGAGACCGCGCACCACGGTCTGAAGGACGTCGTCGCGACGATCCTCGTGGACTTCCGCGCCTGGGACACGCTCGGTGAGTCGGCCGTCCTCGCGGTCGCCGTCCTCGGGGTGACGAGCCTGCTGTACGTCCACCGCAGACAGGGGCCCGCACCGGGCGCGCCGCCCGCGCTGCCCGGTGGGGTGACGGCCTGGACACTGGAGGCGCCCGCCGTGCAGGTGCCGGTCGAGTTCCGCCAGGCGGCGCCGGAGCGCAGCTGGCTGACGGCCGGGGACACGCTCGCGCCCGAGCACCGCTCGGTCGTCTTCGAGGTCGTCGCGCGGCTCGTGTTCCACCCGATCCTGATGCTGTCGGTGTACCTGCTGCTGTGCGCGGAGAGCCTGCCGGGCGGCGGATTCGTCGGCGGTCTCGTCGCGGGTGTCGCCCTGATGATCCGCTACCTCGCCGGTGGGCGGCACGAGTTGGCGGCCGCGGCCCCGGTGCACCACGGCTTCTTCACCGGCCTCGGCCTCGCCCTGTCGACGGGCGTCGCGATCGCCGGACTCGTGGACGGCACGGTGCTGCACGCCTGGACCTGGCACGGGCATCTGCCGCTGATCGGGGACTGGCACGCGAGCACCGCGGTCCTCTTCGACCTCGGCGTCTACCTGCTGGTGCTCGGCGTCGTCCTGGACGTCGTCCGCGCCCTCGGCTCGAAGATCGACGTACAGACGGAAGCCAAGGCCGGGCTCGCGCTCGCCGGAGAGGCACGCCGGTGA